Proteins from a genomic interval of Streptomyces sp. NBC_00820:
- a CDS encoding HIT domain-containing protein — protein sequence MARSSPPAPATTQPSASVRSEPDRSSKCRRPARRIVARDSVNHPQARRFPRPRHPIPLTEHLRCSKETAMNPSQSRSPAEGRSPRQPSSPAPGEAGSPSVAPANCRVSDFYCDEALSGRTPVSVVEETDDVLAFNHTRPSYPVHVVVVPKRHVPSLVDLGAEGEDLLLEVLRVVRSVAARVRREYGAASVVTNEGAYQESKHLHWHVLFRGDLPESRI from the coding sequence ATGGCTCGCAGTTCACCCCCTGCGCCAGCAACTACCCAGCCCTCCGCAAGCGTGAGGAGCGAACCCGACCGGTCGTCAAAGTGCCGCCGCCCAGCCCGACGCATCGTCGCCCGGGACTCCGTAAACCACCCCCAGGCGCGCCGATTCCCACGACCGCGCCACCCAATTCCCCTGACAGAACACCTTCGTTGCTCGAAGGAGACAGCGATGAATCCCTCGCAATCCCGTTCGCCGGCAGAAGGCCGTAGCCCCCGACAGCCGAGCTCACCAGCTCCCGGTGAGGCAGGAAGCCCGTCTGTTGCCCCGGCCAACTGCAGAGTCTCGGACTTCTATTGCGACGAGGCTCTGTCCGGGCGGACACCGGTGAGCGTGGTGGAGGAGACAGACGACGTCTTGGCGTTCAACCACACCCGCCCCAGCTACCCGGTCCACGTGGTGGTAGTGCCCAAGAGACACGTTCCGTCCCTGGTCGATCTCGGCGCCGAAGGGGAGGACCTGCTGTTGGAGGTGCTCCGCGTCGTCCGGTCGGTGGCCGCACGGGTACGCAGGGAATACGGGGCTGCCAGCGTGGTGACGAACGAAGGCGCCTACCAGGAGTCGAAGCACCTGCACTGGCACGTCCTGTTCCGAGGCGACCTCCCGGAGAGCCGTATCTGA
- a CDS encoding class I SAM-dependent methyltransferase, with protein MPVEDINTHAWKVYGQRQLARAYTPPLPDQMSWAPWDGVGPGAEVLGDITGRRVLDIGSGAGHHAAHLAQTHGARVTGIELSPTQHERAISNHAGIQGVEFTHADVTEYLAEAEPFDAAYAIGTMAFIDPHRALPALRRGLRPGAPLILSLLHTDLHGRGPSTEVTPREQMILLRDDPPLPTQMWVLSPQLWEELLTEYGFRVETIDLLHHPDGSTPVIQQLIRARRLPEQPPRVSSHPAAPDRQRRTR; from the coding sequence GTGCCCGTCGAAGACATCAACACCCACGCCTGGAAGGTCTACGGACAGCGCCAACTGGCCCGCGCCTACACGCCTCCCCTCCCCGACCAGATGTCCTGGGCGCCCTGGGACGGAGTCGGACCAGGTGCTGAAGTCCTCGGCGACATCACCGGCCGCCGCGTCCTGGACATCGGCTCCGGGGCCGGCCACCACGCCGCCCATCTCGCACAGACCCATGGCGCCCGCGTCACCGGAATCGAACTGTCCCCGACCCAGCACGAACGCGCCATCTCCAACCACGCGGGCATTCAGGGAGTGGAGTTCACCCACGCAGATGTGACCGAGTACCTTGCCGAGGCCGAGCCGTTCGACGCCGCATACGCCATCGGCACCATGGCCTTCATCGACCCGCACCGCGCGCTGCCCGCCCTGCGCCGCGGCCTGCGACCCGGCGCGCCACTGATCCTCTCGCTCCTGCACACCGACCTTCACGGCCGCGGCCCGTCTACGGAGGTGACACCGCGCGAGCAGATGATCCTGCTGCGCGACGACCCGCCCCTGCCGACCCAGATGTGGGTCCTGTCCCCGCAACTATGGGAAGAACTTCTCACCGAATACGGCTTCCGCGTCGAGACCATCGACCTGCTGCACCACCCCGACGGAAGCACCCCAGTCATCCAGCAGCTCATCCGCGCCCGCCGCCTGCCCGAACAGCCGCCGCGGGTCTCCAGCCACCCCGCAGCACCAGACCGCCAACGGCGCACGCGGTAG
- a CDS encoding alpha/beta hydrolase — protein sequence MHFTSEQRLDDGVLEREFTLGEIPGILWTPASASASAPAPLILLGHPGGLRKMYPRLVARARHSAAEGFATATIELPGSGDRPRWPAVEQARADLRRVLEAGEPVSNEIVDALVLPLVDKAVPEWQAALDALLSLPEIGGPVGYSGGVISIGTRLAVVEPRISAAVLFAGSFVPRAMFEEARQVTIPLHVLLQWDDVGNDRQVALDLFDAFGSKEKTLHANMGGHTGVPQFAGEAAARFFTRHLS from the coding sequence ATGCATTTCACTTCCGAGCAGCGCCTCGACGACGGCGTCCTCGAACGCGAATTCACCCTCGGTGAGATTCCCGGCATCCTGTGGACACCCGCATCGGCATCCGCATCCGCACCGGCGCCGCTGATCCTGCTCGGCCACCCCGGCGGACTGCGCAAGATGTACCCCCGGCTGGTGGCCCGGGCCCGGCACTCCGCGGCGGAGGGCTTCGCCACGGCCACCATCGAGCTCCCCGGGAGCGGCGACCGGCCCCGCTGGCCCGCCGTCGAGCAGGCCCGCGCCGACCTGCGCCGGGTGCTGGAGGCCGGCGAGCCGGTCAGCAACGAGATCGTCGACGCCCTCGTCCTCCCGCTGGTCGACAAGGCGGTCCCGGAATGGCAGGCCGCCCTGGACGCCCTTCTTTCGCTGCCCGAGATCGGCGGCCCGGTCGGGTACTCTGGGGGAGTGATCTCCATCGGGACCCGGCTGGCGGTGGTCGAGCCGCGCATCTCGGCCGCCGTTCTGTTCGCCGGGAGTTTCGTGCCTCGCGCCATGTTCGAGGAGGCCCGCCAGGTCACCATTCCGCTGCACGTCCTGTTGCAGTGGGATGACGTGGGGAACGACCGGCAGGTGGCCCTGGACCTGTTCGACGCCTTCGGCTCCAAGGAGAAGACGCTGCACGCCAACATGGGCGGGCACACCGGCGTCCCGCAGTTCGCGGGGGAAGCAGCGGCCCGGTTCTTCACCCGGCATCTGAGCTAG
- a CDS encoding aldo/keto reductase — protein MGFSEFYGPSAPAQAQETLRAALDAGVTMFDTADLYGNGENEVLLGPFVRAHRERVFLATKFGIVRQPGRRTWNQVRGDRTYVRQCVDASLKRLGIDTIDLYYAHRHDPSVPLEETVGAMAELVQEGTCRADPIPIGPSARAARQSSRGSRR, from the coding sequence ATGGGCTTCAGCGAGTTCTACGGGCCCAGCGCACCGGCCCAGGCGCAGGAAACACTGCGGGCCGCCCTCGACGCGGGCGTCACCATGTTCGACACCGCCGACCTGTACGGAAACGGCGAGAACGAGGTGCTCCTCGGCCCCTTCGTCCGCGCCCACCGCGAACGGGTCTTCCTCGCCACGAAGTTCGGCATCGTGCGGCAGCCGGGCCGACGGACCTGGAACCAGGTCCGCGGCGACCGCACCTACGTCCGCCAGTGCGTCGACGCCAGCCTGAAGCGCCTCGGCATCGACACGATCGACCTGTACTACGCGCACCGCCACGACCCCTCCGTCCCCCTGGAGGAGACCGTCGGCGCGATGGCGGAGCTCGTCCAGGAGGGCACCTGCCGCGCCGACCCCATTCCCATAGGGCCCTCTGCGCGTGCCGCGCGCCAGTCATCACGCGGCTCTCGCCGCTGA
- a CDS encoding ScbR family autoregulator-binding transcription factor, which produces MSNLNSDPRAAAATKAAPQRELKQERASRTRRQLLNAAATAFAEKGFPAVTLQDIADRAEVTKGAVYFHFANKEAVAVAVTEEFYSQLPAIAESVTARQLPPLDTVAQLLLQTAVALRDNPVMQAGARLQIERNLVDADMPTPFSEFTQLITELLAQARNEGTLRTTTDIGSMARVVVAAFFGSQHVSWIQHDREDLTDRVQEIIDVVLFRHA; this is translated from the coding sequence ATGAGCAACCTGAACAGCGATCCACGGGCAGCCGCCGCGACCAAGGCCGCCCCGCAGCGGGAACTCAAGCAGGAGCGGGCCAGCCGCACCCGGAGGCAGCTCCTCAACGCCGCCGCCACTGCCTTCGCTGAAAAGGGGTTCCCCGCCGTCACGCTCCAGGACATCGCCGACCGCGCCGAGGTGACCAAGGGAGCCGTCTACTTCCATTTCGCGAACAAGGAGGCAGTGGCCGTCGCGGTCACCGAGGAGTTCTACTCACAGCTGCCCGCCATCGCCGAATCGGTCACGGCCAGGCAGCTCCCGCCGCTCGACACGGTCGCCCAGCTCCTCCTGCAGACCGCGGTCGCCCTGCGGGACAACCCGGTGATGCAGGCCGGCGCCCGGCTGCAGATCGAGCGGAACCTGGTCGACGCCGACATGCCGACGCCGTTCAGCGAGTTCACCCAGCTCATCACCGAGCTACTGGCACAGGCCCGCAACGAGGGCACTTTGCGGACCACCACCGACATCGGCTCCATGGCCCGGGTCGTCGTCGCCGCGTTCTTCGGCAGCCAGCACGTCTCCTGGATCCAGCACGATCGTGAGGATCTCACCGACCGTGTACAGGAGATCATCGACGTCGTGCTCTTCCGCCACGCGTGA
- a CDS encoding MFS transporter translates to MATSDSRSPRWAGYTLALLAFTQFIVTIDYDIVYVALPDIGSRLGFSAQSLQWVVSAYAVALGGLLLFGGRAADRIGPRRMLVTGLAIYAFSSLAGGLATNAGLLVAARAIQGVGGALLTPATLMLVFTTFAPGPERNRATSVWGAMGSAGLAAGSLLGGVLTSTFGWSWVFFVNVPLALIAAFAATRILPPDRPLGTGRSFDAVGAVVATIGSTLLVFGLVSGPAKGWGSIEGVGALAVGVLLLAVFVLIEKRSTDPLVPLKLFGLRGLTVAMLAMIVFQASLGGTYYLLTTYLQTALNYSPFAAGIAFLPPTVVCMAVSMKLNARMLGRLGVRTTLFLGTVGTAVGLASIIAGMSTHGSYWALLPGIAIWGAGGGFAFPSLFVAVASSGAEPAQQGVASALASTCRQIGGALGLAALIAVANSHAGHHPGPHALVGGLRMAGWVAAAGTLAGAFIGLGLKKQPRPDPVPAATPASTAEVTEAATQAG, encoded by the coding sequence ATGGCCACCTCAGACTCCCGATCACCACGGTGGGCCGGGTACACACTCGCCCTGCTGGCATTCACCCAATTCATCGTCACCATCGACTACGACATCGTCTATGTGGCGCTGCCGGACATCGGGAGCCGGCTCGGCTTCTCCGCACAGTCGCTGCAGTGGGTCGTCAGCGCCTATGCGGTCGCGCTCGGCGGGCTGCTGTTGTTCGGAGGCCGCGCGGCCGACCGGATCGGTCCGCGGCGCATGCTGGTCACCGGTCTGGCCATCTACGCGTTCTCCTCCCTCGCCGGCGGGCTCGCGACGAACGCCGGGCTCCTCGTGGCCGCTCGCGCGATCCAGGGCGTGGGCGGTGCGCTGCTGACGCCGGCGACGCTGATGCTCGTCTTCACCACGTTCGCCCCGGGCCCCGAGCGCAACCGGGCCACGTCCGTCTGGGGCGCCATGGGCAGCGCGGGCCTGGCCGCGGGCTCGCTGCTCGGCGGCGTGCTGACCAGTACCTTCGGCTGGAGCTGGGTCTTCTTCGTCAACGTCCCGCTCGCGCTGATCGCGGCGTTCGCCGCCACCCGGATCCTGCCGCCCGACCGTCCGCTCGGCACCGGCCGCAGCTTCGACGCCGTCGGGGCCGTGGTCGCCACCATCGGTTCGACGCTGCTGGTGTTCGGCCTGGTCAGCGGTCCGGCCAAGGGCTGGGGCTCGATCGAGGGCGTCGGCGCCCTGGCGGTCGGTGTGCTGCTGCTGGCAGTCTTCGTCCTGATCGAGAAGCGCTCCACCGACCCGCTGGTGCCGCTGAAGCTGTTCGGCCTGCGGGGCCTGACCGTCGCCATGCTGGCGATGATCGTCTTCCAGGCCTCCCTCGGCGGTACGTACTACCTGCTCACCACCTACCTGCAGACGGCGCTCAACTACAGCCCGTTCGCCGCCGGCATCGCGTTCCTGCCGCCGACCGTGGTCTGCATGGCGGTGTCGATGAAGCTCAACGCCCGGATGCTGGGTCGGCTCGGGGTCCGTACGACGCTCTTCCTCGGCACGGTCGGTACCGCCGTCGGGCTGGCCTCGATCATCGCCGGCATGTCCACGCACGGCTCCTACTGGGCGCTGCTGCCGGGGATCGCGATCTGGGGCGCCGGCGGCGGCTTCGCCTTCCCGTCGCTCTTCGTTGCGGTGGCGTCCTCAGGGGCCGAACCGGCCCAGCAGGGGGTCGCCTCGGCGCTCGCCTCCACGTGCCGTCAGATCGGCGGCGCCCTCGGCCTCGCGGCCCTGATCGCGGTGGCGAACTCCCACGCCGGCCACCACCCCGGCCCCCACGCACTGGTCGGCGGGCTCCGGATGGCAGGGTGGGTCGCCGCCGCGGGGACACTCGCCGGTGCCTTCATCGGACTCGGCCTGAAGAAGCAGCCCCGACCGGACCCCGTGCCCGCCGCCACCCCGGCGTCGACGGCGGAGGTCACCGAGGCCGCCACGCAGGCAGGCTGA
- a CDS encoding DUF7677 family protein, protein MSLEGMKVSWFTLESLTAHLWRATVDNTVSKAVAKLTRCDLVIIDDIGMLPSGQGAAAAFYRVIDAAYERRSVVVTSNLHPSGFDSIMPKTLGRRRRRRRRRPAPAPCPHRPHRRLQPATDPSHHRPGRHPAEPTGPIPARKTGQTRSTGLMEDDLVTHLPTDVRAALRLFSFYLGNGTLDVDLLDGIDYRAHLLTFGSDLEMVFAIFSNVLEVDDHGQTLNDGDAQYRAAQWIRRRCDPGYQVEPPFEAWETELHGP, encoded by the coding sequence GTGTCGCTCGAGGGGATGAAGGTCTCCTGGTTCACCCTCGAATCGCTCACCGCCCACCTCTGGCGGGCGACCGTCGACAACACCGTCTCCAAGGCCGTCGCGAAGCTCACCCGATGCGACCTCGTCATCATCGACGACATCGGCATGCTGCCGTCCGGACAGGGCGCCGCCGCAGCGTTCTACCGCGTCATCGACGCAGCCTACGAACGCCGATCCGTGGTCGTCACCTCGAACCTGCATCCCTCAGGATTCGACTCCATCATGCCCAAGACCCTTGGCCGCCGCCGCCGCCGCCGCCGCCGTCGACCGGCTCCTGCACCATGCCCACATCGTCCTCACCGAAGGCTCCAGCCTGCGACTGACCCAAGCCACCACCGGCCAGGGCGTCATCCCGCTGAACCAACCGGGCCGATCCCGGCCAGGAAGACCGGCCAAACACGTTCCACCGGTCTCATGGAAGATGATCTCGTGACACACCTTCCGACAGATGTGCGGGCCGCTCTCCGGCTCTTCTCCTTCTACCTGGGCAACGGCACATTGGATGTCGACCTGCTGGACGGGATCGACTACCGTGCCCATCTGCTCACATTCGGCTCAGACCTTGAGATGGTTTTCGCGATCTTCTCCAATGTCCTCGAAGTCGATGATCACGGGCAGACGCTCAACGACGGCGATGCTCAGTACCGCGCCGCCCAGTGGATCCGCAGACGCTGTGACCCCGGGTACCAGGTGGAGCCTCCGTTCGAAGCGTGGGAGACCGAGCTTCACGGCCCCTGA
- a CDS encoding NUDIX domain-containing protein, translating to MDELVERVDDQDRVLGVVVSRRQAIREGWLHRVAVTVCRDERGRILVHRRSEQLSRFPWFYEVVVGGAVDVGESYEQAAARELAEELGIRVLPRLLFTFINRSGLSPHWLGVHEAVVPDAVVPDPDEVAWHGWLTDPELRSALLEWRFTPDSHEAFSRYLAFRTAQS from the coding sequence GTGGATGAACTGGTGGAGCGTGTCGACGATCAAGATCGTGTGCTGGGGGTGGTGGTCAGCCGCCGGCAGGCCATCCGGGAGGGTTGGCTGCACCGGGTCGCCGTGACGGTGTGTCGTGATGAGCGTGGGCGGATCCTCGTCCACCGGCGGTCGGAGCAGCTGTCGCGCTTCCCCTGGTTCTACGAGGTCGTGGTCGGTGGCGCTGTGGATGTCGGTGAGTCCTATGAACAGGCCGCTGCGCGGGAGCTGGCTGAAGAGCTGGGCATTCGTGTGCTGCCGCGCTTGCTGTTCACGTTCATCAACCGCAGCGGTTTGAGCCCTCACTGGCTCGGCGTGCACGAAGCCGTGGTGCCGGATGCCGTGGTCCCCGATCCCGATGAGGTCGCCTGGCATGGCTGGCTGACGGATCCGGAGCTGCGGTCGGCCCTGCTGGAGTGGCGCTTCACCCCCGACAGCCACGAAGCCTTCAGTCGCTATCTCGCGTTCCGGACCGCGCAGTCCTGA
- a CDS encoding DUF6228 family protein, with the protein MLRGVWQSNDHDLTLKAVFQSGGHVGLTWRNLFQQQQERQLSSSAPDLLVQVLSGRPPRVAGKRRCRWALPGCALWMNWWSVSTIKIVCWGWWSAAGRPSGRVGCTGSP; encoded by the coding sequence CTGCTTCGCGGTGTCTGGCAAAGCAACGATCACGACCTCACCCTCAAAGCGGTCTTCCAGTCGGGAGGGCATGTCGGGTTGACCTGGCGGAACTTGTTCCAGCAACAGCAGGAACGACAGCTGTCGTCATCCGCGCCCGACCTCCTGGTGCAGGTGCTCTCGGGACGCCCTCCACGAGTCGCCGGGAAGCGGCGTTGTCGGTGGGCTCTGCCAGGGTGTGCATTGTGGATGAACTGGTGGAGCGTGTCGACGATCAAGATCGTGTGCTGGGGGTGGTGGTCAGCCGCCGGCAGGCCATCCGGGAGGGTTGGCTGCACCGGGTCGCCGTGA
- a CDS encoding D-2-hydroxyacid dehydrogenase family protein, giving the protein MQFRCAVLDDFQDVATTFGDWSALGDRVEVVTFTEHFATEDDLVAAVADFDCVVTLRERVPFPASLLDRLPRLRLLIASGMRNSSIDYAAARANGVTVCGTQSSSTPPVELTWALLLGLSRGVVQENDALRAGGPWQSTVGADLHGRTLGLLGLGRIGALVARVGLAFGMEVTAWSQNLTKERADEAGVFLAPSMEELLANSDFVSVHLRLSDRTRCLLGSAELALLKPTAYLVNTSRAAIVDQDALLSALHEGRIAGAGLDVFDVEPLPADHPMRSAPRLLATPHLGYVSRANYERYYGQAVEDVQAYLDGDPTRVLG; this is encoded by the coding sequence ATGCAATTCCGCTGCGCCGTACTCGACGACTTCCAGGACGTGGCGACCACGTTCGGCGACTGGTCGGCACTGGGCGACCGCGTCGAGGTCGTCACCTTCACCGAGCACTTCGCCACCGAGGACGACCTCGTCGCGGCTGTCGCCGACTTCGACTGCGTGGTCACCCTGCGCGAGCGGGTGCCGTTCCCGGCCTCCCTGCTGGACCGGCTGCCGCGCCTGAGGCTGCTGATCGCCTCCGGCATGCGCAACTCGTCGATCGACTACGCGGCCGCGCGGGCGAACGGCGTCACCGTGTGCGGGACCCAGAGTTCCTCCACGCCGCCGGTCGAGCTCACCTGGGCCCTGCTCCTCGGCCTGTCCCGCGGCGTCGTCCAGGAGAACGACGCGCTGCGCGCCGGCGGCCCCTGGCAGTCCACCGTCGGTGCCGACCTGCACGGCCGCACGCTCGGGCTGCTGGGCCTGGGCAGGATCGGCGCCCTGGTGGCCCGGGTCGGGCTCGCCTTCGGCATGGAGGTCACCGCCTGGAGTCAGAACCTCACCAAGGAGCGCGCCGACGAGGCCGGCGTGTTCCTGGCCCCCTCCATGGAGGAGCTGCTCGCGAACAGCGACTTCGTCTCCGTCCACCTCAGGCTGAGCGACCGCACCCGGTGTCTGCTCGGGTCCGCTGAACTCGCCCTGCTCAAGCCGACCGCATATCTGGTCAACACATCGCGGGCCGCGATCGTCGACCAGGACGCGCTGCTCAGCGCGCTGCACGAGGGCCGCATCGCCGGCGCCGGCCTCGATGTCTTCGACGTCGAACCCCTGCCCGCCGACCACCCGATGCGCTCCGCGCCGCGCCTGCTCGCCACCCCGCACCTGGGCTATGTGTCCCGCGCCAACTACGAGCGCTACTACGGCCAGGCCGTGGAGGACGTCCAGGCCTACCTCGACGGCGACCCGACCCGGGTCCTCGGCTGA
- a CDS encoding transglycosylase SLT domain-containing protein has product MTAIFATRRTARLRNLTLTGLVATGAAAAAVTLMPTSAFAAPAPQTTHPVTAVSHHTHTASKSAGASGNLDSWIKQSLAIMKAKGIPGSYEGLHRNIMRESSGNPNAQNNWDVNAQKGIPSKGLLQVIDPTFNTYHVAGTAHSVTDPVANITAAANYAAHRYGSIDNVNSAY; this is encoded by the coding sequence TTGACTGCGATCTTTGCTACCCGCCGTACTGCCCGCCTGCGTAACCTCACCCTGACCGGCCTTGTGGCCACCGGTGCCGCGGCTGCCGCTGTGACGCTGATGCCGACGTCCGCGTTCGCCGCCCCGGCGCCGCAGACCACCCACCCGGTCACGGCCGTCTCCCACCACACGCACACCGCCTCCAAGAGCGCGGGTGCCTCGGGGAACCTGGACAGCTGGATCAAGCAGTCCCTCGCCATCATGAAGGCCAAGGGCATCCCCGGCAGCTACGAGGGCCTGCACCGCAACATCATGCGCGAGTCCAGCGGCAACCCCAACGCCCAGAACAACTGGGACGTCAACGCGCAGAAGGGCATCCCCTCCAAGGGCCTCCTGCAGGTGATCGACCCGACGTTCAACACCTACCACGTGGCCGGCACCGCGCACAGCGTGACCGACCCGGTGGCGAACATCACCGCGGCCGCCAACTACGCCGCACACCGCTACGGCTCGATCGACAACGTCAACTCCGCATACTGA
- a CDS encoding NF041680 family putative transposase, producing MSLLHRGARQEPLTQLSCFRGEFYSCLTARSDALFELADAVLCGDGPVRSLAELSLVGEHRRGHGGLYAAVSRGGIDADRLRQALAAVPLPRAADGRLVLAVDVTCWLRPDAHTSPQRILCHTYGRGKDQHIPIPGWPYSIICALEPGRSSWTAPLDALRLAPGDDTATVTARQLRDLVQRLITAGQWHAGSPDILIVADAGYDAPRLAFLLRDLPVQVLARMRSDRVLRRAVPQRQPHILGRPPRHGSEFVFGQPDTWGTPDTKTVTDTRLYGQATARSWDRLHPKLTHRSSWAAADGTLPIVEGSVIRLDIDQLPSGATPKPVWLWWSGTDATPADTDRLWQTYLRRFDIEHTFRLFKQTLGWTCPKIRTPEAADRWTWLILAAYAQLRLARPLAADLRRPWEKPSSPDRLTPARVRRDFRHIRPQAACPAQAPKSSRPGPGRPPGRKNTRPTPRHDVHTPRKTQPAKRQTKKLTTPRPRRTG from the coding sequence ATGAGTCTGCTGCATCGTGGTGCCCGACAAGAACCGCTGACGCAACTGTCATGCTTCCGGGGCGAGTTCTACTCCTGCCTGACCGCTCGTTCGGATGCGCTGTTCGAGCTGGCCGACGCTGTTCTGTGCGGTGACGGACCGGTGAGGTCGCTGGCCGAGCTGTCACTGGTGGGCGAACACCGCCGCGGACACGGAGGGCTCTATGCAGCAGTTTCCCGGGGAGGCATCGATGCCGACCGGCTGCGGCAGGCGCTGGCCGCGGTGCCGCTGCCGCGTGCTGCCGACGGCCGGCTCGTCCTGGCTGTCGATGTCACCTGCTGGCTGCGGCCCGATGCCCACACCTCACCGCAGCGGATCCTGTGTCACACCTATGGCCGGGGCAAGGACCAGCACATCCCGATCCCCGGCTGGCCGTACTCGATCATCTGCGCGCTCGAGCCCGGCCGCAGCTCATGGACTGCACCCCTGGACGCGTTGCGACTGGCACCCGGCGACGACACCGCCACCGTCACCGCCCGACAACTGCGTGACCTGGTCCAGCGACTGATCACAGCCGGGCAGTGGCACGCGGGCTCGCCGGACATCCTCATCGTCGCGGACGCCGGATACGACGCGCCCCGCCTGGCCTTCCTGCTGAGAGACCTGCCGGTCCAGGTGCTGGCCCGGATGCGCTCGGACCGGGTTCTGCGCCGGGCCGTCCCGCAGCGCCAGCCTCACATCCTGGGCCGCCCGCCCCGACACGGCAGCGAGTTCGTCTTCGGCCAGCCCGACACCTGGGGCACCCCGGACACCAAAACCGTCACCGACACACGCCTCTACGGCCAGGCCACCGCCCGCTCCTGGGACCGACTGCACCCCAAGCTGACTCACCGTTCCTCCTGGGCCGCAGCCGACGGCACGCTCCCCATCGTCGAGGGCAGCGTGATCCGCCTGGACATCGACCAACTGCCCAGCGGCGCAACTCCCAAGCCGGTCTGGCTCTGGTGGTCAGGCACCGACGCCACCCCGGCGGACACCGACCGTCTCTGGCAGACCTACCTGCGGCGATTCGATATCGAGCACACGTTCCGCCTGTTCAAGCAGACTCTCGGCTGGACCTGTCCGAAGATCCGCACCCCCGAGGCGGCGGACCGATGGACCTGGTTGATCCTCGCCGCCTACGCGCAACTCCGTCTCGCTCGCCCGCTCGCAGCCGACCTGCGTCGTCCCTGGGAGAAACCCAGTTCTCCAGACCGACTCACACCCGCCCGCGTCCGCCGCGACTTCCGGCACATCCGCCCACAAGCCGCCTGCCCAGCCCAAGCACCGAAATCCTCCCGACCCGGTCCCGGACGACCACCGGGCCGAAAGAACACCCGGCCCACACCCCGCCACGACGTGCACACACCCCGCAAAACACAGCCAGCGAAACGGCAAACGAAGAAGTTAACCACCCCACGACCACGCCGCACAGGTTAA